The following proteins are encoded in a genomic region of Gossypium hirsutum isolate 1008001.06 chromosome D05, Gossypium_hirsutum_v2.1, whole genome shotgun sequence:
- the LOC107906485 gene encoding signal peptidase complex catalytic subunit SEC11A, with protein sequence MGWIGDTVDSIKSIQIRQLLTQAVSLGMIVTSALIIWKALMCITGSESPVVVVLSGSMEPGFKRGDILFLHMSKDPIRAGEIVVFNVDGREIPIVHRVIKVHERQDTGEVDVLTKGDNNYGDDRLLYAQGQQWLHRHHIMGRAVGFLPYVGWVTIIMTEKPIIKYILIGALGLLVITSKD encoded by the exons ATGGGGTGGATCGGAGACACCGTAGACTCCATCAAATCAATTCAGATCCGGCAGCTCCTCACTCAGGCTGTCAGTCTTG GTATGATCGTTACATCAGCCCTTATAATATGGAAGGCATTGATGTGCATCACTGGCAGTGAATCTCCTGTTGTGGTTGTACTTTCTGGAAGTATGGAACCTGGCTTCAAGAGA GGGGATATTTTGTTCTTGCACATGAGTAAAGATCCTATTCGTGCAGGGGAgattgttgtttttaatgttgAT GGCCGTGAAATCCCAATTGTCCATCGTGTAATTAAG gtCCATGAAAGGCAAGATACTGGAGAAGTTGATGTCCTCACCAAAG GAGACAACAATTATGGGGATGACAGGCTTTTATATGCTCAAGGTCAGCAATGGCTTCATCGGCACCATATCATGGGCAGAGCTGTGGG GTTCTTGCCTTATGTTGGTTGGGTAACCATAATCATGACTGAAAAACCAATTATCAAG TATATTCTGATTGGAGCATTGGGGTTGCTTGTTATAACTTCTAAAGACTGA